One segment of Anomalospiza imberbis isolate Cuckoo-Finch-1a 21T00152 chromosome 2, ASM3175350v1, whole genome shotgun sequence DNA contains the following:
- the LOC137468551 gene encoding ketosamine-3-kinase-like, translating into MPVSPQQAVHMKRLIQELDNQEEETWHQSSASASQSIKCKGQGQVEVQVVDQFGFHTVTCCGNLPQHLTSWVVPAQRLCDPQKVYLKNKQICLLCGVQLTSAILVLQVNNWCSDWVSFFARQRIQPQMGWIKRSSGDRKAWELWTQLQVQAVLSVLIRVIAGYQLSRLYFLKTKFLFVGVHQVLSVEDSMTAVLALWLKIPSFFCGVEIVPSLLHGDLWGGNVAENDSGLIIFDPASFYGHSEYDLAIAGTFGGFSSSFYSAYHSKIPRAAGFEKRLKFYQLFHYMNHWNHFGSGYRGSYINIMRNLVK; encoded by the exons ATGCCAGTATCTCCACAACAAGCTGTCCACATGAAGAGATTAATACAGGAACTGGACAATCAGGAAGAGGAGACCTGGCACCAGTCGTCTGCTTCAGCCAGCCAGTCTATCAAGT GTAAAGGACAAGGGCAAGTGGAAGTCCAGGTTGTGGATCAGTTTGGTTTTCATACAGTTACCTGCTGTGGTAATCTTCCACAG CACTTAACGTCCTGGGTGGTACCAGCACAAAGGCTGTGTGATCCTCAAAAGGTTTATTTGAAAAACAAGCAAATCTGCCTTTTGTGTGGTGTACAACTGACATCTGCAATCTTGGTCCTTCAGGTGAACAACTGGTGCAGTGACTGGGTGAGTTTCTTTGCCAGACAAAGGATCCAGCCCCAGATGGGCTGGATCAAAAGGAGCTCAGGAGACAGGAAAGCATGGGAACTTTGGACACAGCTTCAGGTACAAGCAGTTCTCTCAGTTCTCATTAGAGTGATAGCTGGGTATCAGTTATCTAgactttattttcttaaaacaaaGTTCCTGTTTGTTGGTGTGCACCAGGTTCTGTCAGTAGAAGACTCCA TGACTGCAGTTTTGGCTCTTTGG ctgaaGATACCCAGTTTTTTCTGTGGTGTGGAAATTGTTCCTTCTCTCCTGCATGGGGATCTCTGGGGAGGAAATGTAGCTGAGAATGATTCTGGTCTGATTATCTTTGATCCAGCTTCTTTCTACGGCCATTCAGAATATGATCTTGCAATAGCTGGGACATTTGGTGGCTTCAGCAGTTCTTTTTATTCTGCTTATCACAGTAAAATCCCCAGAGCCGCAGGGTTTGAGAAACGCCTGAAGTTTTATCAGCTGTTCCACTATATGAACCACTGGAACCATTTTGGTTCAGGGTACAGAGGGTCTTATATAAACATTATGAGAAACCTTGTAAAGTAA